Proteins encoded within one genomic window of Ferrimicrobium sp.:
- a CDS encoding amidase, whose product MATYEPGSLNVVIKDLLDIEGSVTSCGSRLVAHRAQPALRDSSAVARLRASGAHVRGKANLVEFAFGTHGVNPWFGTPTNPCSIDLIPGGSSSGSAVAVALGEAEVGIGTDTGGSIRIPAACCGVFGLKPTHGVIDDQGCAPLAPSLDTIGVLANNLGDLEAGFRGIGGVLEGQQATWIAQVPSGDSRFDAVVGEILARIELSVETLPCSDIDRLFHDGTTVLLFEALMQLGGYLDEAHRLDPRGVTRLRSASEISGDSYRGSCERRAVAREEWLALLDMGEGILALPTIAGGVPRRGAFDVGSLNRLTLPFNYLGFPALTIPVNAGPPGLQGQGSGGQVPFALQLVAVDRREAQLLQVAAEIDAVLGS is encoded by the coding sequence GTGGCGACCTATGAGCCTGGGTCCCTCAACGTGGTAATCAAGGATCTGCTCGATATCGAGGGTTCGGTGACGTCATGTGGTTCTCGCCTCGTCGCACACCGAGCTCAGCCTGCGCTTCGCGACAGCTCGGCTGTCGCTCGTCTTAGAGCCAGTGGAGCACACGTACGCGGGAAGGCCAATCTGGTCGAGTTCGCCTTTGGAACTCATGGCGTCAATCCTTGGTTTGGCACGCCGACGAACCCCTGCTCGATCGACTTAATCCCGGGTGGTTCCTCCTCAGGGTCAGCGGTCGCTGTCGCGTTGGGGGAGGCGGAGGTCGGTATCGGGACCGATACTGGAGGCTCGATACGCATCCCTGCCGCCTGTTGTGGGGTCTTTGGATTGAAGCCCACGCATGGCGTCATCGACGACCAAGGGTGCGCCCCCCTTGCTCCGAGCCTCGACACGATCGGCGTGCTCGCGAACAATTTAGGTGATCTCGAGGCTGGATTTCGAGGCATTGGTGGTGTACTCGAGGGTCAGCAAGCAACCTGGATCGCGCAGGTGCCATCGGGAGATTCCCGTTTTGATGCGGTGGTCGGCGAGATTTTGGCTCGTATCGAGCTGTCTGTCGAGACGCTGCCCTGCTCAGATATCGACCGTTTATTCCATGACGGGACAACGGTGTTATTGTTTGAGGCCTTGATGCAGCTGGGCGGTTACCTCGATGAGGCACATCGTCTCGATCCTCGCGGAGTTACTCGTTTACGCTCAGCCAGTGAGATTAGTGGTGATTCCTATCGCGGTTCCTGTGAACGCAGGGCGGTGGCCCGCGAAGAATGGCTTGCGCTTTTGGATATGGGGGAGGGGATACTTGCGTTGCCGACGATTGCCGGTGGCGTTCCACGCCGAGGTGCCTTCGATGTCGGTTCCTTGAATCGACTGACGTTGCCGTTTAACTACCTCGGCTTTCCTGCCTTGACGATCCCAGTTAACGCTGGACCACCTGGCCTTCAGGGCCAAGGTTCTGGTGGCCAGGTTCCTTTTGCGCTACAGCTCGTGGCTGTGGATCGACGCGAGGCCCAGCTCCTGCAGGTAGCCGCTGAGATCGACGCTGTTCTTGGGTCTTAG
- a CDS encoding alpha/beta hydrolase produces the protein MSLPRPSRPTVVVASIGAAVVLVAALLIANGNSVVASRSTVPTATTVPGSPSETVPPFPSETQTRGSTIRGVGEYSTTVTEEGRVLCIPSTGACSTRSYLLHVYYPSTAVTSGTPALNGAPATTDAPYPLIVFAAGFDVDPSNYLPLISGWVRKGYVVAAPRFPLSSAWAISHYGVNLANTELSDEFESDMLNQPGDMRAAIADVGLLNSNPSTPISTLVNMNEIAAAGQSDGGDTTLAFTDNTCCRDSAVKAAIVLSGAEFSPYGGQYFPSPPMPLMVVQGTADTVNPPQLSTTIYDQAPSPKIYLQLLGADHLEAYTQTNAYETSVLRTSLAFLATYLQGSPASATHVASVGNVSGVSTEQADLS, from the coding sequence TGATCGCGAACGGCAACAGCGTGGTAGCGTCGCGATCGACGGTGCCAACTGCGACCACAGTGCCTGGATCACCCTCCGAGACTGTGCCACCGTTTCCGAGTGAGACCCAAACCCGTGGTTCCACCATCCGTGGTGTTGGCGAGTACTCCACGACCGTGACGGAGGAGGGTCGAGTCCTTTGCATACCGTCCACTGGCGCCTGCAGTACCCGTAGCTATCTCTTGCATGTCTACTACCCGTCAACGGCCGTCACTTCGGGGACACCCGCGCTCAACGGTGCGCCAGCAACCACCGATGCTCCGTATCCCCTGATCGTGTTTGCGGCTGGTTTTGACGTGGATCCGTCGAACTATCTTCCGCTGATCAGCGGTTGGGTGCGCAAAGGCTACGTGGTTGCCGCTCCTCGATTCCCACTCTCGTCAGCCTGGGCGATCAGCCACTACGGCGTCAACTTGGCCAATACCGAGCTCTCCGACGAGTTTGAGTCCGACATGTTGAATCAGCCTGGTGACATGCGTGCTGCGATCGCTGATGTGGGTTTGCTCAATAGTAACCCCTCGACTCCGATCTCAACGCTGGTCAATATGAATGAGATCGCGGCAGCAGGACAAAGCGATGGAGGGGATACCACACTCGCCTTCACCGACAACACCTGTTGTCGAGATAGTGCCGTGAAGGCAGCCATCGTCCTCTCGGGTGCCGAGTTCTCCCCCTATGGTGGCCAGTACTTCCCCTCGCCTCCGATGCCGTTGATGGTGGTCCAGGGCACCGCTGACACCGTGAACCCACCCCAGCTCTCAACCACGATCTACGACCAGGCACCTAGCCCAAAGATCTATCTCCAGCTGCTCGGGGCGGATCATCTTGAGGCGTACACGCAGACGAACGCCTACGAGACCTCGGTGTTGCGAACATCGCTGGCCTTCCTCGCCACTTATTTGCAGGGATCGCCGGCCTCGGCGACGCATGTAGCATCGGTGGGCAACGTTTCTGGGGTCTCTACTGAACAGGCTGATCTATCGTGA